One Myxococcota bacterium genomic window carries:
- a CDS encoding HAD-IA family hydrolase has translation MDLAARRHWIFDMDGTLTVAVHDFDAIRAELGLEPGKPILEQLASLPESRARQLFAQLDALELELARGARAAAGAERLLESLSGRGATLGILTRNSHANALETLRACGLARFFAAECVVGREAAAPKPDPQGIHRLLARWSAAPEAAVMVGDYRFDLLAGRAAGTATVYVDPEGAFPFREHADVSVDSLEALAALLVLA, from the coding sequence GTGGACCTCGCGGCGCGCCGGCACTGGATCTTCGACATGGACGGGACGCTGACCGTCGCCGTGCACGACTTCGACGCGATCCGCGCCGAGCTGGGGCTGGAGCCGGGCAAGCCCATCCTGGAGCAGCTCGCGTCGCTGCCCGAGTCACGTGCCCGCCAGCTGTTCGCGCAGCTCGACGCGCTCGAGCTCGAGCTGGCGCGCGGCGCGCGGGCGGCCGCGGGCGCGGAGCGGCTGCTCGAGTCACTCTCCGGACGGGGCGCGACGCTCGGCATCCTGACCCGCAACAGTCATGCGAACGCGCTCGAGACCTTGCGCGCGTGCGGGTTGGCGCGCTTCTTCGCGGCCGAGTGCGTGGTGGGACGCGAGGCCGCCGCGCCCAAGCCCGACCCGCAGGGCATCCACCGCCTGCTCGCGCGCTGGAGCGCCGCGCCCGAGGCTGCGGTGATGGTCGGCGACTACCGCTTCGACCTGCTGGCCGGCCGCGCCGCCGGCACCGCCACGGTGTACGTCGATCCCGAGGGCGCCTTCCCGTTCCGCGAGCACGCCGACGTGTCGGTCGACTCACTCGAGGCGCTGGCCGCGCTCCTGGTCCTGGCCTGA
- a CDS encoding MAPEG family protein, whose amino-acid sequence MQAPITALWAGLLGLLMLALAIQVVRTRVSQKVGFGDGGNPLMQQRIRVHGNFIEYVPMVLLLMLVLEIDGTSPGVLHALGGGLFAARLLHAFGLGSSVGTTPGRFGGTVLTWLVLLFASGLALYSFLSRT is encoded by the coding sequence ATGCAGGCACCGATCACCGCGCTCTGGGCTGGGCTGCTCGGCCTTCTCATGCTGGCACTGGCCATCCAGGTCGTGCGCACGCGCGTCTCGCAGAAGGTCGGCTTCGGCGACGGCGGGAACCCGCTCATGCAGCAGCGCATCCGCGTGCACGGGAACTTCATCGAGTACGTGCCCATGGTGCTCCTGCTCATGCTGGTGCTCGAGATCGACGGCACGTCGCCGGGCGTGCTGCACGCGCTGGGCGGGGGGCTGTTCGCCGCGCGGCTGCTGCACGCGTTCGGGCTGGGCAGCTCGGTCGGCACCACGCCCGGGCGCTTCGGTGGCACGGTGCTGACCTGGCTCGTGCTCTTGTTCGCGAGCGGGCTCGCGCTCTACAGCTTCCTGTCGCGGACCTGA
- a CDS encoding glycosyltransferase yields the protein MRLCILTLGSRGDVQPYVALARGLDAAGYRTAVCAAPMFRSFVESAGVEWRSFDTGDPRELIHSPQARELVRGMANPVRMVRELIQLLEPLLEKGYTEACQNTEDADAILVAPTALPVAHSLHDKRGTPFACAFLQPAHATREFGSWILPEPPRWLPFRGALCRMSHKIGWSLLYRVAGGAYDRARERVLGLPPGGNPFTLFARERWPTLYGFSRAVVPKPADWGNELEITGYWYLDRDPGWRPPAALEAFLAAGPPPVCVGFGSMPAPDPRALTREVVRALALSGQRGLLLSGWGALEGVELPETVFALEAAPHDWLFPRVRAVVHHGGAGTTSAALRAGVPSLVVPFIADQWFWGKRLAALGAGPGLFSRRRLTAERFAEALRDLAENPTYREGARRVAAELAREDGIGRAIAALPF from the coding sequence ATGCGCCTGTGCATCCTCACCCTCGGCTCGCGCGGCGACGTGCAGCCCTACGTGGCGCTGGCGCGCGGCCTCGACGCGGCGGGCTACCGCACCGCGGTGTGCGCGGCGCCGATGTTCCGCTCGTTCGTCGAGTCAGCGGGCGTGGAGTGGCGCAGCTTCGACACCGGCGACCCGCGCGAGCTGATCCACTCGCCGCAGGCGCGCGAGCTGGTGCGCGGCATGGCCAACCCGGTGCGCATGGTGCGCGAGCTGATCCAGCTGCTCGAGCCGCTGCTCGAGAAGGGCTACACCGAAGCGTGTCAGAACACCGAGGACGCCGACGCGATCCTGGTGGCGCCCACCGCGCTGCCGGTCGCGCACTCGCTGCACGACAAGCGCGGCACGCCGTTCGCGTGCGCCTTCCTGCAGCCGGCGCACGCCACGCGCGAGTTCGGCAGCTGGATCCTGCCCGAGCCGCCGCGCTGGCTGCCGTTTCGCGGCGCGCTGTGCCGCATGAGTCACAAGATCGGCTGGTCGCTCCTGTACCGGGTCGCGGGCGGCGCCTACGACCGCGCGCGCGAGCGCGTGCTCGGCCTGCCGCCGGGCGGCAACCCCTTCACGCTGTTCGCGCGCGAGCGCTGGCCGACGCTGTACGGCTTCAGCCGCGCCGTGGTGCCCAAGCCGGCGGACTGGGGCAACGAGCTGGAGATCACCGGCTACTGGTATCTCGACCGCGACCCGGGCTGGCGGCCGCCGGCCGCGCTCGAGGCGTTCCTGGCCGCGGGTCCGCCGCCGGTGTGCGTGGGCTTCGGCAGCATGCCCGCGCCCGACCCGCGGGCACTGACTCGCGAGGTCGTGCGTGCGCTCGCGCTGTCGGGCCAGCGGGGCTTGTTGCTCTCGGGCTGGGGCGCGCTCGAAGGCGTCGAGCTGCCCGAGACGGTGTTCGCGCTGGAAGCGGCGCCGCACGACTGGCTGTTCCCGCGCGTGCGCGCGGTGGTGCACCACGGCGGCGCAGGCACGACCTCGGCCGCGCTGCGCGCGGGCGTGCCGTCGCTGGTCGTGCCCTTCATCGCCGACCAGTGGTTCTGGGGCAAGCGCCTGGCCGCGCTGGGCGCCGGGCCGGGGCTGTTCTCGCGCCGGCGACTCACTGCCGAGCGCTTCGCCGAGGCGCTGCGCGACCTGGCGGAGAACCCGACCTACCGCGAGGGCGCGCGTCGGGTCGCCGCGGAGCTGGCGCGCGAGGACGGCATCGGCCGCGCGATCGCGGCCCTGCCCTTCTAG
- a CDS encoding ferredoxin--NADP reductase, which produces MSTPDPKHAFHTLRIAAVVQETPDTRSFAFEVPPALAELFRYVPGQFLTFEVPFQGMRLHRCYSLSSAPECDSLPQVTVKRVERGRVSNWFNDQLANGSTIDVKPPEGLFVLRRGEAERPLVMFGGGSGITPILSLLKSALVSTRRSVKLVYANRDRDSIIFRDELERWRARYPDRLSVHHHLDAERGFMHAQNVKDAFAGLEHADFYICGPGPFMDIVEGSLEERRVGADGHVFIERFVSPTDPDRASGEAAATPAAGSAVTHFSCTLDKQRHEIPTQPGESLLAAARRAGLEPSFSCEEGYCGSCMAQLRRGKVQMRVHDALTAKDLAKGWILACQARLEGDEPVEIDFDARY; this is translated from the coding sequence ATGTCGACCCCCGACCCCAAGCACGCCTTCCACACGCTGCGCATCGCGGCCGTCGTGCAGGAGACCCCCGACACCCGCTCGTTCGCGTTCGAGGTCCCGCCCGCGCTCGCGGAGCTGTTCCGCTACGTGCCCGGCCAGTTCCTGACCTTCGAGGTGCCGTTCCAGGGCATGCGGCTGCACCGCTGCTACTCGCTCTCCAGCGCGCCCGAATGCGACTCACTTCCCCAGGTCACGGTGAAGCGGGTGGAGCGCGGCCGGGTCTCGAACTGGTTCAACGACCAGCTCGCGAACGGCAGCACGATCGACGTGAAGCCGCCCGAGGGCCTGTTCGTGCTGCGGCGCGGCGAGGCCGAGCGGCCGCTGGTGATGTTCGGCGGCGGGAGCGGAATCACTCCGATCCTGTCGCTCTTGAAGTCTGCGCTCGTGAGCACGCGCCGCAGCGTGAAGCTCGTGTACGCCAACCGCGACCGTGACTCGATCATCTTCCGCGACGAGCTGGAGCGCTGGCGGGCGAGATACCCGGACCGGCTCAGCGTGCACCACCACCTGGACGCCGAGCGGGGCTTCATGCACGCGCAGAACGTGAAGGACGCCTTCGCGGGTCTCGAGCACGCCGACTTCTACATCTGCGGGCCCGGGCCCTTCATGGACATCGTCGAGGGCTCGCTCGAGGAGCGCCGCGTGGGCGCGGACGGCCACGTGTTCATCGAGCGCTTCGTCTCGCCCACCGACCCCGACCGCGCGAGTGGCGAGGCCGCCGCCACGCCCGCGGCGGGCTCCGCAGTGACTCACTTCAGCTGCACGCTCGACAAGCAGCGCCACGAGATCCCGACCCAGCCCGGCGAGAGCCTGCTCGCCGCGGCGCGCCGCGCCGGCCTCGAGCCGTCGTTCTCGTGCGAGGAGGGCTACTGCGGCTCGTGCATGGCGCAGCTCCGGCGCGGCAAGGTCCAGATGCGCGTGCACGACGCGCTCACGGCCAAGGACCTGGCCAAAGGCTGGATCCTGGCCTGCCAGGCCCGGCTCGAAGGCGACGAGCCGGTCGAGATCGACTTCGACGCGAGATACTAA
- a CDS encoding carboxymuconolactone decarboxylase family protein, whose translation MRLNSPRVRAIPPEQWSDEAKESLGPVSGGAGPFPALNIFRTLANYPKLAKRWLVFANHVLGKNSLPAREREILILRIGWLCSAEYEWAQHVVIGKREGLSDAEIQRIGAGADAPGWSELDRALLRATDELWNDAFVTDATWSALAKHLNEQQLMDVVFTVGNYNLVSMALNSFGVQLDPGLAGFPPGKK comes from the coding sequence ATGCGCCTGAATTCCCCCCGAGTGCGCGCGATCCCGCCCGAGCAGTGGAGCGACGAGGCCAAGGAATCGCTCGGACCCGTCAGCGGCGGGGCCGGGCCGTTCCCGGCGCTCAACATCTTCCGCACGCTCGCCAACTACCCCAAGCTCGCCAAGCGCTGGCTGGTGTTCGCGAACCACGTGCTGGGCAAGAACTCACTGCCGGCGCGCGAGCGCGAGATCCTGATCCTGCGCATCGGCTGGCTGTGCAGCGCGGAGTACGAGTGGGCGCAGCACGTGGTGATCGGCAAGCGCGAGGGGCTGAGCGACGCGGAGATCCAGCGCATCGGTGCGGGCGCGGACGCGCCGGGCTGGTCCGAGCTCGACCGGGCGCTCCTGCGCGCCACCGACGAGCTGTGGAACGACGCGTTCGTGACCGACGCGACCTGGAGCGCGCTGGCGAAACACTTGAACGAGCAGCAGCTGATGGACGTGGTGTTCACGGTCGGCAACTACAACCTGGTGTCGATGGCGCTGAACAGCTTCGGCGTGCAGCTCGATCCCGGCCTGGCGGGCTTTCCGCCGGGCAAGAAGTAG
- a CDS encoding phosphotransferase family protein — protein sequence MQELEPRIAAYAAHRMPDATDVRVAAVERIHGGASRETFRFRLHWREGARELERRLILRRDPPGSLIETDRAAEFAAYRAFRDSSVPVPEALWLESDSRWLDHPFFVMEEIVGCDASPQAIVAPPYAQHHDKLARQKWTILGQIAAADPEKLGLVGALPEVTPGNAWWHELDHWTRVIDEDELEPQPIIRAAIRRLRRAPPPPPARLHVVHGDYRTGNFLYDGEGDIRGILDWEMAHLGDPLEDLAWSINRIWCWARDGRVGGLTSKAEAIRIWESASGLRADPGALHWWELFSSVKGLAIWISGGREYQSGSNKDPVLAFSSIWLSNAQNRAALETLGKLS from the coding sequence ATGCAAGAGCTCGAGCCGCGCATCGCCGCCTACGCCGCCCACCGCATGCCCGACGCCACGGACGTGCGCGTTGCGGCGGTCGAGCGCATCCACGGCGGCGCTTCGCGCGAGACGTTCCGCTTCCGGCTGCACTGGCGCGAGGGCGCGCGCGAGCTCGAGCGCCGCCTGATCCTGCGCCGCGACCCGCCCGGCAGCCTGATCGAGACCGACCGCGCGGCCGAGTTCGCCGCCTACCGGGCGTTTCGCGACAGCAGCGTGCCCGTGCCCGAGGCGCTCTGGCTGGAGAGTGACTCGCGCTGGCTCGATCACCCGTTCTTCGTGATGGAGGAGATCGTCGGCTGCGATGCCTCGCCCCAGGCGATCGTCGCGCCGCCCTACGCGCAGCATCACGACAAGCTGGCGCGCCAGAAGTGGACCATCCTGGGCCAGATCGCCGCGGCCGACCCCGAGAAGCTGGGCCTGGTGGGCGCGCTCCCGGAAGTGACTCCCGGCAACGCCTGGTGGCACGAGCTCGACCACTGGACGCGCGTGATCGACGAGGACGAGCTCGAGCCGCAGCCGATCATCCGCGCCGCGATCCGGCGCCTGCGGCGCGCGCCGCCGCCGCCGCCCGCGCGCCTGCACGTGGTGCACGGCGACTACCGCACCGGGAACTTCCTGTACGACGGCGAGGGCGACATCCGCGGCATTCTCGATTGGGAGATGGCGCACCTGGGTGACCCGCTCGAGGACCTCGCCTGGAGCATCAACCGCATCTGGTGCTGGGCGCGCGACGGGCGCGTCGGCGGACTCACCTCCAAGGCCGAGGCGATCCGCATCTGGGAGTCGGCGAGCGGCCTGCGCGCCGATCCCGGGGCGCTGCACTGGTGGGAGCTGTTCTCCAGCGTGAAGGGCCTGGCGATCTGGATCTCCGGCGGGCGCGAGTACCAATCGGGCTCGAACAAGGACCCGGTGCTGGCCTTCTCGAGCATCTGGCTCTCGAACGCGCAGAACCGAGCCGCGCTCGAGACGCTGGGCAAGCTGTCGTGA
- a CDS encoding DUF2905 domain-containing protein → MPPLPRALVILGLVVVGLGIALWLWPSLGGLGRLPGDLRIERPNLRVYVPITTSIVLSLALSALFWLISRLR, encoded by the coding sequence ATGCCCCCGCTGCCGCGCGCGCTCGTGATCCTGGGTCTGGTCGTCGTCGGGCTCGGCATCGCCCTGTGGCTCTGGCCCTCGCTCGGCGGGCTGGGCCGGCTGCCGGGCGACCTGCGCATCGAGCGACCGAACTTGCGCGTCTACGTACCCATCACGACCTCGATCGTGTTGTCGCTGGCGCTCTCGGCCTTGTTCTGGCTGATCTCGCGCCTGCGCTGA